Proteins encoded within one genomic window of Coraliomargarita sinensis:
- a CDS encoding DUF4292 domain-containing protein, translating into MRRGFIILYFLSCFGAAVVAQGVGDEFTIRQLLQKYTETYGGLREANRLASISIEGVQIQRGVEFGFQLRKKRPSSIRYQLERGDTTITSIYNGNQAWLQTKQGSESTTEELSGASLETLKREARFESPLYRHLEKPENTIRLEGREQVGGNYAFVLRVAEPQSLPSLYYLHPENAQILRIDRLNAEGRVSLQILYRDYREVSGYPFAYEVETRMDGETISLTRLEKVLVNPGLLSFYFEKPDK; encoded by the coding sequence ATGCGTCGAGGGTTCATTATACTTTATTTTCTCAGCTGCTTCGGCGCCGCGGTCGTCGCGCAGGGTGTCGGCGATGAGTTTACGATACGTCAGTTGCTGCAGAAATACACGGAAACGTATGGCGGCCTCAGAGAAGCCAACCGCTTGGCTTCGATCAGTATTGAAGGGGTGCAAATACAAAGAGGTGTCGAATTCGGCTTCCAGCTTCGGAAAAAACGACCGTCCTCGATTCGCTACCAGCTTGAGCGGGGCGATACCACCATAACCAGCATTTATAATGGAAATCAGGCCTGGTTGCAGACGAAGCAGGGCAGCGAGTCGACGACCGAGGAACTTTCTGGGGCAAGTTTGGAAACCTTGAAAAGAGAAGCCCGTTTTGAGAGCCCCCTTTATCGTCATCTCGAGAAGCCCGAAAACACGATTCGCCTCGAAGGTCGCGAGCAGGTGGGGGGAAACTACGCATTTGTGCTACGTGTGGCAGAGCCTCAATCACTTCCCAGCCTCTATTATCTCCATCCGGAAAACGCTCAGATTTTGCGTATTGACCGCCTGAACGCAGAAGGGCGTGTCAGCTTGCAGATCCTCTATCGTGATTACAGGGAGGTGAGTGGTTATCCTTTCGCTTACGAAGTGGAAACCCGAATGGATGGCGAGACGATTTCGCTGACGCGTCTTGAGAAAGTTTTGGTCAACCCCGGATTATTGAGCTTCTATTTCGAAAAGCCCGATAAATGA
- a CDS encoding S1C family serine protease yields the protein MRLCLFSGLLLGISSALQGFQAIELKNGASLRGEVVIERSGSYYVDLGFELVKVPKAFIASMHSVESATAAPGTSSEGNMLYQIAQPGDDRSIRDWIDQLGEAVALVQTPTGLGSGFVINKDGYVVTNNHVIAGEHRISITIFKEGERELNKISYDNVRIVATSAELDLALLKIDSEVEEPFKIVSLAAADQGLREGQPVFAIGSPLGLDRTVSEGIISVANRVIGGRLYLQTTTQINPGNSGGPLFNLRGEVVGVNNMKIAAVGAEGLGFSISSRTLKSFLDNLEAYAFDPRNPNAGFRYLTPPAISGTEGEQPED from the coding sequence ATGCGACTTTGCCTATTTTCCGGTCTACTGCTTGGAATAAGCTCTGCATTGCAGGGTTTCCAGGCGATTGAACTCAAAAACGGAGCCTCTCTCCGGGGGGAGGTCGTGATTGAACGTTCGGGTAGTTATTACGTCGATCTGGGATTTGAACTCGTGAAAGTACCGAAGGCTTTCATCGCTTCCATGCATAGTGTGGAAAGTGCCACCGCTGCGCCCGGAACCTCCAGCGAAGGCAACATGCTCTACCAGATAGCTCAGCCGGGCGATGATCGTTCGATTCGCGACTGGATCGATCAGCTGGGCGAGGCGGTCGCGCTGGTTCAAACGCCGACGGGCCTGGGCTCCGGATTTGTTATCAATAAAGACGGTTACGTGGTGACGAACAACCACGTGATTGCCGGTGAGCATCGTATCTCCATAACCATCTTCAAAGAGGGCGAACGCGAGCTGAACAAAATCAGTTACGATAACGTTCGCATCGTGGCCACCAGTGCGGAGTTGGACCTTGCTCTCCTGAAGATCGATTCCGAGGTGGAAGAACCGTTCAAGATTGTTTCGCTGGCGGCGGCGGATCAGGGACTGCGCGAGGGGCAACCGGTCTTCGCTATCGGCAGTCCGCTCGGGCTCGATCGAACCGTTTCGGAAGGGATTATCAGCGTGGCAAACCGTGTCATCGGCGGACGCCTCTACCTTCAGACCACGACGCAAATCAATCCCGGTAACTCCGGCGGGCCACTCTTTAATCTTAGAGGGGAAGTTGTGGGAGTGAATAATATGAAGATCGCGGCTGTTGGTGCCGAGGGGCTGGGTTTTTCGATTTCATCCAGGACTCTAAAATCATTTCTGGATAACCTGGAGGCCTATGCGTTTGACCCGCGCAATCCGAACGCAGGATTTCGCTACCTCACACCACCTGCCATTTCCGGGACCGAAGGGGAGCAGCCGGAAGATTAG
- a CDS encoding FG-GAP and VCBS repeat-containing protein, protein MMKCHVPALLGFSLLAHASLPAENTSLHKIGFGAPEVVKLDWSTRSLTPTDIDGDGLRDLAVINNDAGKIEFLYQLPKGEAARDPKKSVTRSRWEPVLEDALFEKRALTVGFPVFDMVMEDLNGDGRVDLAYTSGEVPLTVRYQDEDGEWVDSREYDGFEAVGWTHSIKAADVDMDGSVELFVLAADAIRVFRPGRGGDLNEPRLLYTSGENPFNLMLFDATADGLPDLLYLSTDGRQVLAMREQIAGGQFGPESRHMMERPARVVVPLGTYAGGAPTLGLVNSRTGSLEFLRLRSPEVGVSESGYALEHGAPEIYPIFNKMREAASYALGDVNGDGERDLVVANPGDAELVLLANQKGRFQASQAFPSFSSVSSLSVGRFFNSQREKLIVLSEEEKTMGLCGLDAGGRLSFPRQLKIGSGNPVVTATTDLDDDGYDELLFVSENAGNYTLAVAAPADRQAEDSAWEVLFDLDLAGVRRKPSAILTIDVFGGATPGLMLFVPREPPVLLQPRESAEGLAFKAIANESSIRESLFKSLDPAETSVFDVDGDGLNELVVARTGFARAFKVVSEDLEMVDQFNARRGGDEIDAVIPLYTGSKVESIALYVAAERELQFLARDRAGVFRYSRSKEVGRLDLQGWYRVPAVNPQLEKDAFLFAGEDRFWYFNSHNLGHSWVVEDIYETDLEDIHYSHLAGADFDGDHVPELVAVDGNEHILDVLRLEESEFQSLMFWQVFEQNMHYQGRTGAKLEPRQIVIDDLTADGLHDLVLLVHDRILIYPQR, encoded by the coding sequence ATGATGAAATGCCACGTTCCTGCGCTGCTCGGTTTTTCTTTGCTCGCCCATGCCAGTCTTCCGGCGGAAAACACCTCCCTACATAAAATCGGATTCGGTGCCCCGGAGGTCGTGAAGCTGGACTGGTCGACACGTTCGCTGACTCCGACGGATATTGATGGCGATGGGTTGAGAGATTTGGCGGTGATCAACAATGACGCCGGGAAAATCGAGTTTCTCTATCAACTCCCGAAGGGTGAAGCTGCGCGGGACCCTAAGAAGTCTGTCACTCGTAGTCGCTGGGAACCGGTTCTGGAAGACGCGCTTTTTGAGAAGCGCGCCCTAACCGTCGGCTTTCCTGTTTTTGATATGGTGATGGAAGACTTGAACGGCGACGGGCGGGTCGACCTGGCGTATACCTCCGGGGAAGTCCCGCTGACCGTTCGTTATCAGGATGAAGACGGCGAGTGGGTGGACTCCCGGGAATATGATGGTTTTGAAGCTGTCGGTTGGACTCATTCGATCAAAGCGGCCGATGTGGACATGGATGGCTCCGTCGAACTTTTTGTGCTCGCTGCAGATGCGATTCGTGTCTTCCGCCCCGGAAGAGGTGGAGATCTGAACGAGCCACGTTTACTTTATACTTCCGGGGAAAATCCGTTCAACCTCATGCTGTTTGACGCAACCGCAGACGGGCTTCCCGACCTTCTTTATCTCAGTACGGACGGCAGGCAGGTTTTGGCGATGCGTGAACAAATTGCAGGTGGACAGTTTGGTCCCGAAAGCCGCCATATGATGGAGCGTCCTGCCAGAGTGGTCGTGCCCTTGGGCACTTATGCCGGCGGGGCGCCGACCCTTGGCCTGGTGAATTCACGCACGGGCTCGCTCGAGTTTCTGCGTTTGCGCTCTCCTGAAGTGGGTGTGTCGGAGTCGGGATATGCCCTGGAGCATGGCGCGCCGGAAATTTATCCCATCTTCAACAAGATGCGGGAAGCGGCCAGTTACGCGCTTGGTGATGTTAATGGTGACGGCGAGCGGGATCTGGTCGTGGCGAATCCCGGTGATGCCGAGTTGGTTCTTCTGGCCAACCAGAAGGGGCGGTTTCAGGCCTCGCAGGCATTTCCGTCATTCTCATCGGTGTCGTCCCTGTCAGTTGGGCGTTTCTTCAATTCGCAGCGTGAGAAGCTCATTGTATTAAGTGAGGAGGAAAAGACGATGGGCCTCTGCGGGCTGGACGCAGGTGGCAGACTGTCTTTTCCGCGGCAATTGAAAATCGGTAGCGGGAATCCGGTCGTTACCGCCACCACGGATCTCGATGATGATGGATACGATGAATTGCTTTTCGTCAGTGAAAACGCTGGCAACTATACCTTAGCCGTGGCCGCTCCCGCAGACAGGCAGGCGGAAGACAGCGCCTGGGAGGTGCTTTTCGATCTGGATTTGGCCGGCGTCCGTCGAAAACCCTCGGCCATTCTTACCATAGACGTGTTTGGTGGTGCCACGCCGGGCTTGATGCTGTTCGTCCCGCGCGAGCCACCGGTCCTGCTTCAGCCGCGGGAATCAGCCGAAGGCCTGGCCTTCAAGGCGATTGCAAACGAATCGAGCATTCGCGAAAGTCTCTTCAAGTCTTTGGACCCCGCCGAAACTTCGGTATTTGATGTTGACGGGGACGGGTTGAACGAGCTTGTGGTGGCTCGAACAGGGTTCGCCCGGGCATTTAAGGTGGTGAGTGAAGACCTGGAGATGGTAGATCAATTTAATGCACGGCGGGGTGGCGACGAAATCGATGCGGTGATCCCACTGTACACCGGATCCAAGGTTGAAAGCATTGCCCTTTACGTTGCTGCGGAGCGGGAACTGCAATTCCTCGCTCGTGACAGGGCGGGAGTCTTTCGCTACAGCCGATCCAAGGAAGTCGGCCGTCTGGACCTTCAGGGTTGGTATCGAGTCCCGGCGGTCAACCCTCAGCTCGAGAAGGATGCGTTTCTTTTCGCCGGGGAAGACCGCTTTTGGTATTTCAACAGCCACAATCTCGGGCATTCGTGGGTGGTCGAGGATATTTACGAGACGGATCTGGAAGACATTCACTACAGCCACCTCGCCGGAGCCGACTTCGACGGTGACCATGTTCCGGAATTGGTGGCCGTGGATGGAAATGAGCATATACTCGATGTCCTCCGTCTCGAGGAGAGTGAATTTCAGAGCCTGATGTTTTGGCAGGTCTTTGAGCAGAACATGCACTATCAGGGGCGTACCGGTGCAAAACTGGAACCGAGGCAAATCGTGATTGATGACCTGACCGCAGACGGTCTGCATGACCTGGTCCTGCTGGTTCACGACAGGATTCTAATCTACCCGCAACGTTAA
- a CDS encoding ATP-binding protein, with protein sequence MRISTKIAIALAGAILLFAVFIGLSRYTVDQVQEHERRLNAYYSLEREIANILIGSRVFQDRLSGASYVENTLNKAQNDLNDIAEDADKVEMIFLSGMLERIETYARLFSRMVESKKFLSELDREVYADVVRFSEINLEMHEKLVVLYEESDNAEERHLIEKIIFANGRLWGWFNRAVSVIDRDLLLENDINRFNANFVITMRACKENVANIKELGKLLKLEEFEEYVGILDKITRGLNAVSVEFTIASREDSQLADQLESHGDRLRSMMNRLIERSQLESSEQSDRLSAIFWTAAVVILSFSVLVSTWFSLSVSRPIKRLRENFKVVANGNFNLQVPTPGKSELDDLARAFNDMTDKLRKSYAEVEDRVRQRTKELQLATVRSKKLADAAQEANLSKSAFLATMSHEIRTPLNSIIGFSELLDGTPLSDEQREDLSTIRRSGNILLELINSILDLSKIEAGKMHLEVKPVNLEEMVHEVSSLFKLQANRKGLKLEVDTSSSLPETVYTDATRLQQVVGNLISNALKFTEEGTIRVKAWASRNNPDEEEIYHIAVGDTGIGIAEEKLEDVFLAFTQEDSSTTRRYGGTGLGLAICKRIVEMLGGEISVDSVAGEGSTFSFSFRSLSDLRQDSAGTSLENTKASQLDFGEGLSVLIAEDDPTNFKLTRKLLGRFQITPDWAKNGSQAVEMAKEKDYDLILMDLQMPVLDGFSAAREILKACEGKKAPYIAALTANVLGESREACKHSGMDDFLAKPVSGDDLKAALLRFRKASWGE encoded by the coding sequence ATGAGGATATCTACAAAAATTGCGATCGCATTGGCTGGTGCTATTCTGCTATTCGCGGTTTTTATCGGCCTGAGCCGCTACACAGTGGACCAGGTTCAGGAGCACGAAAGGCGCCTGAATGCCTATTACTCCCTTGAGCGTGAGATTGCCAATATCCTGATCGGTAGCCGGGTGTTCCAGGATCGCCTTTCGGGTGCCAGTTATGTCGAGAACACGCTCAACAAGGCTCAAAACGATCTGAACGATATCGCCGAAGATGCGGACAAGGTGGAGATGATCTTCCTCTCCGGCATGCTCGAGCGAATCGAAACTTACGCCAGATTGTTTTCTAGAATGGTGGAAAGTAAGAAGTTTCTCTCCGAACTCGACCGGGAAGTGTATGCCGATGTTGTCCGCTTCAGTGAGATCAACCTGGAAATGCACGAAAAGCTGGTGGTGCTCTACGAGGAATCCGATAACGCGGAGGAGCGGCACCTGATCGAAAAAATTATTTTCGCTAACGGACGGCTTTGGGGTTGGTTCAACCGTGCCGTCAGCGTGATCGACCGGGATCTTTTGTTGGAGAATGACATCAACCGTTTCAACGCCAACTTCGTCATCACCATGCGGGCCTGCAAGGAGAACGTGGCGAATATCAAAGAATTGGGTAAACTTCTCAAACTCGAGGAGTTTGAAGAGTACGTCGGTATTCTGGATAAGATTACACGCGGGCTGAATGCGGTATCAGTGGAGTTTACCATCGCTTCACGGGAAGACTCCCAGTTGGCCGATCAGCTCGAAAGCCACGGCGACCGTTTGCGCAGTATGATGAACCGGTTGATTGAACGCAGTCAGTTGGAAAGTAGTGAACAAAGTGACCGCCTGAGCGCAATCTTCTGGACAGCGGCAGTCGTGATCCTCTCCTTCTCAGTTCTGGTGTCGACCTGGTTTTCGCTCAGTGTCAGCCGCCCCATCAAGCGCCTGCGGGAGAACTTCAAGGTCGTCGCGAATGGCAACTTCAATTTGCAGGTACCTACTCCCGGGAAAAGCGAGTTGGACGACCTGGCCCGCGCCTTCAACGACATGACGGACAAGCTGCGTAAGAGCTACGCGGAGGTTGAAGATCGTGTGCGACAGCGGACGAAGGAGTTACAACTGGCGACCGTGCGCTCCAAGAAGCTGGCTGATGCGGCGCAGGAAGCGAACCTTTCAAAAAGTGCTTTCCTGGCTACGATGAGTCACGAGATTCGCACGCCGCTGAATTCAATTATCGGTTTCAGCGAGTTGCTCGATGGCACGCCTTTGAGTGATGAACAGCGCGAGGACCTGTCCACGATCCGGCGGTCGGGGAATATCCTGCTCGAGTTGATTAACAGCATTCTGGATCTCTCCAAAATTGAGGCCGGTAAGATGCACCTCGAGGTCAAACCGGTGAATTTGGAAGAAATGGTCCACGAAGTAAGCAGCCTGTTTAAGCTGCAGGCAAATCGTAAGGGCCTAAAACTTGAAGTGGATACTTCATCCTCCCTGCCTGAAACGGTCTATACCGATGCGACCCGCCTGCAACAGGTCGTGGGCAATCTAATCAGCAACGCTCTGAAATTTACGGAGGAGGGGACGATCCGGGTGAAAGCCTGGGCCAGTCGGAATAACCCGGATGAGGAAGAAATATATCATATTGCCGTGGGGGATACCGGCATAGGGATTGCGGAGGAGAAACTTGAAGACGTCTTCCTCGCATTTACCCAGGAGGATTCGTCGACGACCCGAAGATACGGCGGTACGGGCCTTGGCCTGGCTATCTGCAAACGCATTGTCGAGATGCTCGGTGGCGAAATCTCGGTGGATAGCGTGGCCGGCGAGGGCAGCACATTCAGTTTCAGCTTTCGTAGCTTATCTGATTTGCGCCAGGATTCCGCAGGTACCTCGCTGGAAAATACCAAGGCATCGCAGCTCGATTTTGGTGAAGGGCTTTCGGTTTTGATCGCCGAGGATGACCCTACCAATTTCAAGCTCACGCGAAAACTGCTGGGGCGTTTTCAAATTACTCCGGACTGGGCCAAGAACGGCAGTCAAGCGGTCGAGATGGCAAAGGAAAAAGATTACGATCTGATCCTGATGGATCTGCAAATGCCCGTGCTCGACGGTTTTTCAGCCGCCCGCGAAATCCTGAAAGCTTGTGAAGGGAAAAAGGCGCCCTACATCGCGGCGTTGACCGCCAACGTGTTGGGAGAGAGCCGGGAGGCGTGTAAGCACTCGGGTATGGATGACTTTCTGGCCAAACCTGTCTCCGGTGATGACCTGAAAGCTGCCCTGCTCCGTTTCAGAAAAGCCAGTTGGGGCGAGTAA
- a CDS encoding DUF1343 domain-containing protein — protein sequence MKIRKPLIKSLTVCFAAALFCLPSTNAAARILLGIDVLEQSGFRAVAGKRVGLLTHPAGVNRDGVSSIDVLRRAHNVQLVALFGPEHGIYGNEKANVPVDDKIDPRTGLPVYSLYGKYRKPNAKMLRGLDALVIDLQDVGVRSYTYVSCMRYAMEACFEQGVEVVILDRPNPLGGLKVDGPPLDREWRSYVGAFHVPYVHGLTIAELARIAKHTPGWMEVPNEVRQRGKLTVIPMRGWRRDMLWTDTGLRWVPTSPYIPDLSAVLGYAMTGLGAQVGGFSHGIGTPYPFRLLRHKGKSPAEVQRALQACRIPGLSYRILQTRSAAGAPVEGVYVSVSDWAAVRPTELSFHMMRITEAWTPGNPFTEAKNPGLFNKHVGSTAWWDEINQRGSQARVGQFVEGWAKNAQRFQQKAKRFWIYTTSKNF from the coding sequence ATGAAGATAAGAAAGCCTCTGATTAAATCCCTCACCGTTTGTTTTGCTGCGGCCCTGTTCTGCCTGCCTTCCACCAACGCCGCCGCCAGAATTTTGCTCGGCATCGATGTTCTGGAGCAGAGCGGTTTCCGTGCCGTGGCCGGTAAGCGCGTGGGACTGTTGACTCATCCCGCCGGTGTCAACCGCGACGGCGTGAGCAGTATCGACGTTTTGAGGCGCGCGCACAATGTGCAACTGGTCGCTCTATTCGGACCGGAGCACGGCATCTACGGCAATGAGAAAGCCAATGTTCCGGTCGATGATAAAATCGACCCGCGCACCGGACTTCCGGTATACTCACTTTACGGAAAGTATCGAAAGCCGAATGCCAAGATGCTGCGCGGACTCGATGCACTCGTAATCGACCTGCAGGACGTGGGCGTGCGCTCATACACTTACGTCAGTTGCATGCGCTACGCCATGGAAGCCTGTTTCGAGCAGGGCGTGGAAGTGGTGATTCTCGACCGCCCCAACCCGCTGGGCGGGCTGAAAGTCGACGGGCCACCGCTCGACCGCGAATGGCGCAGCTATGTCGGAGCCTTTCACGTCCCCTATGTGCACGGCCTGACCATCGCGGAGCTTGCCCGAATCGCAAAGCATACACCCGGCTGGATGGAGGTGCCCAACGAAGTCCGCCAGCGCGGCAAACTGACCGTGATTCCAATGCGGGGCTGGCGCCGCGACATGCTCTGGACGGATACCGGCCTGCGATGGGTACCGACATCACCATATATTCCCGACCTATCCGCCGTGCTCGGTTACGCCATGACGGGGCTCGGCGCACAGGTGGGTGGCTTCTCGCACGGTATCGGCACGCCCTATCCTTTCCGCCTACTCCGACACAAGGGCAAGTCCCCCGCCGAGGTGCAACGGGCCTTGCAAGCCTGCCGTATCCCGGGCCTGAGCTACCGTATTTTGCAAACGCGTTCGGCCGCAGGCGCACCGGTTGAAGGCGTCTATGTCAGTGTAAGTGATTGGGCCGCAGTCCGCCCGACCGAATTAAGCTTTCACATGATGCGGATCACAGAAGCCTGGACACCGGGCAATCCGTTCACCGAGGCGAAGAACCCCGGCCTTTTCAACAAGCACGTCGGTAGTACTGCCTGGTGGGACGAAATCAACCAGCGTGGCAGTCAGGCACGGGTCGGGCAATTCGTAGAAGGCTGGGCGAAGAACGCACAGCGCTTTCAGCAGAAAGCGAAACGCTTCTGGATTTATACCACTTCTAAAAATTTCTGA
- a CDS encoding DUF2062 domain-containing protein — protein MSEEENEFHETKWRRIRRVKRWLRPLPRRATIHRYPVLKIFSEAARKRVYIWSFRVENAVPAIYAGSILTLMPLYGIQLPLSLLLALLLRGNLPILAGLQIVSNPLTVIPIWFSAYQIGRHFLGVIGVEAAPLARSEVQTLLFNFTHGHWGEKMDRLLTVFGVTSLGSIIMGTFFGLIGSISYRIVASRTAASYAVLKEKVHLPKLRKSHPAPNEDKKASD, from the coding sequence ATGAGCGAGGAAGAGAACGAGTTTCACGAAACCAAGTGGCGGCGGATTCGCCGGGTGAAACGCTGGCTGCGCCCGCTGCCCCGCCGTGCCACGATCCACCGCTACCCCGTGCTGAAAATATTCTCCGAAGCGGCACGCAAGCGGGTCTACATCTGGAGCTTTCGCGTCGAGAATGCGGTACCTGCCATCTATGCGGGAAGCATCCTGACCCTCATGCCGCTTTACGGTATACAACTCCCACTCTCCTTGTTGCTGGCGCTCCTACTACGCGGCAATCTACCCATCCTTGCCGGTCTACAGATCGTCTCCAACCCGCTCACGGTGATTCCAATCTGGTTTTCCGCTTATCAAATCGGGCGCCACTTCCTCGGTGTAATTGGGGTCGAGGCGGCCCCGCTGGCTCGCAGTGAGGTGCAAACCCTGCTGTTTAATTTCACTCACGGGCACTGGGGCGAAAAAATGGATCGGCTTTTGACCGTATTTGGCGTCACGAGCCTCGGGTCTATCATTATGGGAACTTTTTTCGGTCTGATCGGCAGTATCAGCTATCGCATTGTTGCCTCCAGGACTGCCGCCAGCTATGCCGTGCTCAAAGAAAAAGTTCACTTGCCGAAATTGCGTAAATCCCACCCTGCACCGAATGAAGATAAGAAAGCCTCTGATTAA
- a CDS encoding glycerate kinase, which produces MNILVAFDKFKDSMTAVRACDAAANGAQRALDGEVIFTRAPLTDGGEGFCRILTEAASGHIEYYPVTGPLGEEIDAPLGWIESDKIPTRAREILGLPKGNVAVIEMAAVAGLELVPNDRRHPGQCTTRGVGELIRSAVAKEASAILLGIGGSATSDLGLGALEALGIQFPGTEAIFPSQWDTITAIAGQLDCVVPPVYIACDVDNPLLGPKGAASVYGPQKGLEDDEITAFDARAAKMAELLCQHFGQPSNLKDIPGSGAAGGIGFGLKVACGAEFVPGFELVAAWLDISGKVAEADLVLTGEGKFDASSLAGKGPYSLLAAAHAADKPAILLAGCVEASAVATARERFPETGFYGISPKEMELEEALLKGPEHLEFSVETILSQLSEG; this is translated from the coding sequence ATGAACATCCTCGTCGCCTTCGATAAATTCAAAGACTCCATGACGGCGGTACGGGCCTGCGATGCCGCCGCCAATGGCGCGCAGCGCGCCCTGGACGGAGAAGTCATTTTTACCCGCGCCCCCCTGACAGACGGCGGGGAGGGCTTTTGCCGGATTTTAACCGAAGCCGCCAGCGGACATATCGAGTATTATCCGGTGACGGGTCCGCTCGGTGAGGAAATCGATGCCCCGCTGGGTTGGATTGAAAGTGACAAGATCCCCACACGCGCCCGGGAAATACTGGGCCTGCCGAAGGGGAATGTGGCAGTTATCGAAATGGCCGCCGTGGCCGGTCTTGAGCTGGTTCCGAATGACCGGCGGCATCCCGGACAGTGCACCACCCGCGGTGTGGGTGAACTCATCCGTTCCGCCGTAGCGAAAGAAGCCTCTGCGATCCTGCTGGGCATCGGTGGAAGCGCCACCAGCGACTTGGGACTGGGCGCCCTCGAGGCACTCGGGATTCAATTCCCCGGCACAGAGGCGATATTTCCCTCACAGTGGGACACCATCACGGCAATCGCCGGACAACTCGATTGCGTCGTCCCTCCGGTCTACATTGCCTGCGATGTGGATAACCCCCTGCTTGGCCCCAAAGGAGCCGCCAGCGTCTATGGCCCGCAAAAAGGACTGGAAGACGATGAGATCACGGCTTTCGACGCCCGGGCGGCCAAAATGGCAGAACTACTTTGCCAGCATTTCGGCCAACCTTCGAACCTGAAGGATATCCCCGGAAGCGGAGCCGCCGGAGGCATCGGCTTCGGCCTGAAGGTCGCCTGCGGAGCCGAATTCGTGCCGGGTTTTGAACTCGTGGCCGCCTGGCTCGACATTTCCGGAAAGGTGGCCGAAGCGGACCTCGTGCTGACCGGAGAAGGGAAATTTGACGCGAGTTCCCTCGCGGGGAAAGGCCCCTACTCCCTACTCGCTGCCGCACATGCGGCCGACAAGCCTGCCATTCTACTTGCCGGTTGCGTGGAAGCCTCGGCCGTCGCCACGGCCCGTGAGCGCTTCCCCGAGACCGGCTTTTACGGGATCAGCCCGAAGGAGATGGAACTGGAAGAAGCCCTGTTAAAAGGCCCCGAGCACTTGGAATTTTCCGTAGAAACGATTCTTTCCCAACTATCCGAAGGATGA
- a CDS encoding sialate O-acetylesterase, translated as MLSKSMRPLAITVLLTLTGLSSLIANDGPLKVFILSGQSNMQGHAHVSTFDVIGLDPKTVPMLEEMVDEKGQPRVLENVWISSIGSSDEEKTGQLTAGYGAEKRGPKIGPEFTFGIYMEKQLNEPILIIKTAWGGKSLHTDFRPPSAGPYVLNEGNIKQLKAKGKDIEAEQAKRTEASGHYYRLMMEHINKVLGDIKRVYPEYDASEGYELAGFVWFQGWNDMVDGGVYPNRYQPGGYDAYSELLAQFIKDVRKDLSAPELPFVIGVMGTGGPTKLYRKDRYKGVHQNFRDAMAAPASLPELKDNVAAVLTENYWDMELEELRHKESEIKQQIKEIRKKVKQGELSKQAGNEAEQQLYDETFTERENTILKDGVSNFQFHYYGSAKILGQIGKAFAETMGELMQK; from the coding sequence ATGTTATCCAAAAGTATGAGACCACTCGCCATCACCGTTCTACTCACTCTCACAGGACTGTCGTCTTTGATCGCAAATGACGGCCCGCTCAAAGTTTTCATCCTGAGCGGACAGTCCAATATGCAGGGACATGCCCACGTCAGCACCTTTGATGTCATCGGACTCGATCCGAAGACGGTTCCAATGTTGGAGGAAATGGTTGATGAGAAGGGTCAACCCCGCGTCCTCGAGAATGTCTGGATTTCGTCGATCGGTTCTTCCGACGAAGAAAAAACCGGACAACTCACTGCGGGCTACGGGGCGGAGAAACGCGGCCCCAAGATTGGTCCGGAATTCACCTTCGGGATCTACATGGAGAAGCAACTGAATGAGCCCATCCTTATCATCAAGACCGCCTGGGGTGGCAAAAGCCTGCACACGGACTTCCGTCCGCCCAGTGCCGGACCCTATGTTCTGAATGAAGGGAACATCAAGCAACTGAAGGCCAAGGGCAAGGACATCGAAGCCGAGCAGGCCAAGCGGACCGAAGCATCCGGGCACTACTACCGGTTGATGATGGAGCACATCAACAAGGTGCTCGGCGACATTAAGCGTGTTTATCCGGAGTACGACGCCAGCGAAGGTTACGAACTGGCCGGTTTTGTCTGGTTTCAAGGCTGGAACGACATGGTGGACGGCGGCGTCTATCCAAACCGCTACCAACCGGGGGGCTACGACGCCTACTCCGAACTGTTGGCCCAATTCATCAAAGATGTGCGCAAGGACCTTTCCGCCCCCGAGCTCCCATTCGTTATCGGGGTGATGGGAACGGGCGGCCCCACGAAATTATACCGGAAAGACCGCTACAAGGGCGTACACCAGAACTTCCGGGATGCCATGGCCGCACCCGCAAGCTTACCGGAACTTAAAGATAACGTCGCCGCCGTGCTTACGGAAAATTACTGGGATATGGAGCTGGAAGAGCTGCGACACAAAGAGAGCGAAATCAAGCAGCAGATTAAAGAGATCCGCAAGAAGGTGAAGCAGGGCGAACTCAGCAAGCAAGCCGGGAACGAGGCGGAGCAGCAACTCTACGACGAAACTTTCACCGAGCGCGAGAACACGATTCTGAAAGACGGCGTCTCCAACTTCCAGTTTCACTATTATGGCTCTGCCAAAATTCTCGGTCAGATCGGTAAAGCCTTTGCCGAGACCATGGGTGAACTCATGCAAAAGTAA